The stretch of DNA AAGAAAGGATAATTCCTACCCACAATAAATAATGAACAAGTCGTCTAAAGTACCGAGCTTTATGCGGAAAAGATAATTGAAATAATACTGCCGCTGTTGGAAACACTAAATATTCCATCGTAAAATTTATTTTCGTCGCCTCTTTAAAAAATCGAACTGGTGCCTCTAGTAACCCCGCATAGGTCAAACCGATACTAAAAACCCATGTTAACATTTGAAAAAACAAAAGTGCTGCCAATGCTTCTCGTAAACGATGGCGAGGTATTACCTTCCATAATATAATCGGTAAAATAATCCACAACATAATTAGCACTAAATAATCAAAGTTCACAGGGCTTCACCACCATATTAAAGTGTAAACTGTGATGCTTTTTTTCACAAAACGACAACTTTCGACATAAGAGATAGCATGCGCGAAATAATTCAATACTATGCAAATATTTATTCGTTCACCTAATAAACAAAAAGAGAGTTTAGCTAGTGAAAATAGCT from Sutcliffiella cohnii encodes:
- a CDS encoding CBO0543 family protein: MNFDYLVLIMLWIILPIILWKVIPRHRLREALAALLFFQMLTWVFSIGLTYAGLLEAPVRFFKEATKINFTMEYLVFPTAAVLFQLSFPHKARYFRRLVHYLLWVGIILSFMALIGTFTNIMDIKWDNLVRSFFNFLIELWICRRYVLWVMNQPPKGYDTYEY